In the genome of Eggerthella sp. YY7918, one region contains:
- a CDS encoding EAL domain-containing protein: MADADKQQRRSRHVYVIDHDYRVVYLDSNARRIFPNGRIGALCYESFRNSHKPCIDCPWQPDDPSGVNQTVIYSQHFDQWYEITCLELDWFNQGPCILFAGCPASDTDRHLFSTLTSPSSYDELFEINVTDDSYRVLFSEPNKYVMPAPEGCLSEMFFDVLEHMIHPDDRERFATFWNLETIVDRVTHAQSPLQAQFRKRLCAGGWGWASQAIVPVKRGDRGEMVIMCFISDVDQQAKAYAKLNEDTELRELKERDQLTGLYNAATFYTKAEHLIQNHPDTAYEAAYLDIEHFKLYNEWYGRRAGDVVLQTIAQHIIDLMEMHDGVAGYLGGDDFVMVLPAGIVTEKNLEKRMQHIASASEDLIGFQPIIGVCPIKQGPDAVVVACDHAMVAMNSAKGRYDIRVARYRPIMTKELETETKILQEVKRGLKEHEFVLYWQPQCNTRTGRIVGLEALVRWQHPERGLIMPGQFVPVLERNGFIANLDLYVWEEVCRQLRTWIDEGKEPLPTSVNISRADLYAIDVAETVEELTTRYGIDRKYLQLEVTESSYAEDQKVSETVNQLKEHGYTVFMDDFGSGYSSLNMLKNINVDVIKIDMDFLNRERNIQRGENIFEAIISMARLMNLRIIAEGAETSEQVKFLQDANCNYAQGFFFYRPMDTESLERLIANEEVVDRRGVLTPMIEAIDMDALVHKDETSRTIIDNLIGGMAVYAVQDGKIQLLQVNKEYYRVTGCNPVDLRERQKYIWKQVHPDDLDAALALFAKAEQHPVSGAEGIVRRYRLNGDLMWMRMRVFFLKQQGSRSLFYAAVEDVTGQQQTTC; the protein is encoded by the coding sequence ATGGCAGACGCCGACAAACAACAGCGCAGAAGTAGGCATGTCTACGTCATTGACCACGACTATCGTGTCGTCTACCTGGATAGCAACGCGCGGCGCATCTTCCCAAACGGACGCATCGGCGCCTTATGTTACGAGTCTTTCCGCAATTCTCACAAGCCGTGCATTGATTGCCCTTGGCAGCCCGACGACCCCAGCGGAGTCAACCAAACCGTCATTTATAGCCAGCATTTTGATCAATGGTACGAAATCACCTGCCTTGAACTTGATTGGTTTAACCAGGGACCATGCATCCTCTTCGCCGGTTGCCCCGCATCCGATACGGATCGTCATCTTTTCTCGACGCTCACGAGTCCGTCGTCGTATGACGAGCTTTTCGAGATCAATGTGACCGACGATAGCTATAGAGTACTGTTTTCCGAACCGAACAAATACGTTATGCCCGCCCCCGAAGGCTGCTTGAGCGAAATGTTTTTTGACGTGCTTGAGCACATGATCCACCCCGATGACCGAGAGCGATTCGCCACATTCTGGAACCTTGAAACCATTGTCGATCGCGTCACCCATGCGCAAAGTCCGCTGCAGGCACAGTTCCGCAAACGCTTGTGCGCCGGCGGCTGGGGATGGGCTTCCCAAGCAATTGTGCCCGTAAAGCGCGGAGATCGCGGCGAAATGGTTATCATGTGCTTCATTTCGGATGTCGATCAGCAGGCAAAGGCGTATGCGAAGCTTAATGAAGACACCGAGCTTCGTGAGCTTAAAGAACGCGACCAGTTAACGGGGCTGTATAACGCGGCAACCTTCTACACAAAAGCTGAACATCTGATACAAAACCACCCCGATACCGCCTACGAAGCAGCGTATTTGGACATTGAGCATTTCAAGCTGTACAACGAATGGTACGGACGACGAGCGGGCGATGTAGTGTTGCAAACCATCGCTCAACATATAATCGATCTCATGGAAATGCACGACGGCGTGGCGGGCTATTTGGGAGGCGACGATTTTGTCATGGTGCTGCCCGCCGGCATTGTAACCGAGAAAAATCTAGAGAAGCGCATGCAGCATATAGCTTCTGCCTCGGAAGACTTAATCGGGTTCCAACCCATCATCGGCGTATGCCCCATCAAACAAGGTCCCGACGCTGTTGTGGTGGCGTGTGATCATGCCATGGTAGCCATGAATTCTGCAAAGGGACGCTACGACATTCGCGTTGCACGGTATCGCCCCATCATGACTAAAGAACTTGAGACAGAAACCAAGATTCTCCAAGAAGTCAAACGAGGGCTGAAAGAGCACGAATTCGTGCTGTACTGGCAGCCGCAATGCAACACACGCACGGGACGCATCGTTGGCCTTGAAGCGCTCGTTCGCTGGCAGCACCCTGAACGAGGCCTTATCATGCCGGGTCAGTTCGTGCCCGTTCTGGAGCGTAACGGCTTTATTGCAAACCTCGACTTGTATGTATGGGAAGAGGTTTGCCGACAACTTCGCACTTGGATCGACGAGGGAAAAGAGCCGTTACCAACCTCGGTCAATATCTCACGTGCCGATTTGTATGCCATCGACGTTGCCGAAACGGTTGAAGAACTGACCACGCGCTACGGCATCGATCGAAAGTATTTACAGCTTGAGGTGACCGAGAGCTCGTACGCCGAGGATCAAAAGGTATCCGAAACGGTTAACCAGCTAAAAGAACATGGCTATACGGTATTCATGGACGACTTCGGAAGTGGCTACTCATCGCTCAATATGCTTAAAAACATCAACGTCGACGTCATCAAAATTGATATGGACTTCTTAAATCGCGAACGCAATATCCAACGCGGCGAAAACATTTTTGAAGCCATTATTTCGATGGCGCGGCTGATGAATCTTCGCATTATTGCCGAAGGTGCTGAAACAAGTGAACAGGTTAAGTTTTTACAGGATGCGAACTGCAATTACGCTCAGGGTTTCTTCTTCTACCGCCCTATGGACACCGAAAGCCTTGAGCGTTTGATTGCAAATGAAGAAGTGGTCGATCGGCGCGGCGTGCTGACACCCATGATCGAAGCAATCGACATGGATGCGCTTGTTCACAAAGATGAGACCAGCCGTACCATTATCGACAACCTTATTGGCGGCATGGCGGTGTATGCCGTACAGGACGGTAAAATTCAGCTTTTGCAGGTCAACAAAGAATATTATCGGGTAACCGGATGCAACCCCGTTGATTTGCGGGAACGCCAAAAGTATATATGGAAACAGGTACATCCCGACGATTTGGATGCTGCGCTTGCCCTGTTCGCCAAAGCCGAGCAGCACCCCGTCTCGGGCGCAGAGGGCATCGTTCGACGCTACCGGTTAAACGGCGATCTTATGTGGATGCGCATGCGTGTGTTCTTCCTGAAGCAGCAAGGAAGTCGTAGCCTGTTTTATGCCGCCGTCGAAGATGTCACCGGACAGCAGCAAACGACGTGTTAG